Below is a genomic region from Methanococcus vannielii SB.
CTTCTTCTTTTGCAACTTCAAACATCATACTTCCAAAATTTACCATCTTATAGCTTATTTTTTCTTCAATTAACTTATCCATTGCTTTTTGCATTACGGTTGTACTCCCAACTCCAGGAACTCCGGTTACAACAACTACATTGTTTTTCATGAAATCACCAACAAATTTTTTAAAACAAAAAAAATTTAAATCCTATTAGTAATAAACCCTATTTACTATCTAAATTACAATATATATAGGTTATTACTGGGTTATATGCCTTAAAAAATTATTAATTCTTAAAAAATAAAAAGAGACGTGAAGTAAAAATTAAATGTAATTAAATCTGTTCCAATGCATCTATTTCACGATTAATATCAATATTAGACACACTTTTAACAGAAAATTCTAGTTCATCGTTTCTAATATTTGGACTTCCGTAAAAAATAAAGTCTCTTCCAAGAATTTTTGAAAGTGCATCCAAGTTAGAAGATTTAAGTTCATTTTTAGACATTCCTGTAATTTTTTCCACATTCTGACCATAAATTCTGCAATTTATAACTGAAGTTCCGTCATCTATTGCAACTGTTGAAACTAAAAGTTCATTTGGAGTTACAGTTCCACAAGTCTCACATACGTACTCTTTTCCGGAAGCATTAAGTTTTTTCCTACAGTTTGGACATAAATTAAGTATTAAATCCTGTTTTCTAAAGTCAACAACAGTTCCACGAATTTCTGTTGATTTGCCTTCTTCAATATCTACAATAAATGACCGGTTAGATTTTACCGATATTCCTTTTGGATTTACCAAAATCTGCCCAAATCTGCCTACTGAAAGATCCATATATTCTCCACTTTCTTTAACGTAACCGTGAACTATTTTTAAAATATCGCCTTCTAAAATGGCCATTTCTGCGTAATTATCCCATAGCGACATTCGAATGCTTCCTGAATTATCATCTATAGTAATATTTTTAACCTTTCCAGTTGAACCATTACTTCTTTTAAATTCATTTATAGGATAAGCTGAAACAACCATTCCAACGACTGTAACATCATTTTTATTGGCTTTTCCAGATAATATTTCGGAAATTGGAGTTACTATCTCTTCTATCTCCTTACTTAATTTTTTATCTTTTTTAAGCTCTGAAAGGTAGCTGTAAGTTAAATCAGCTCGTTTTTCACCAGAATTATCATTATAATTTCGTAACTTACAGTTTGAAATTTTTACATAATCCCCGTTATTTAGCTCTTTTAAGACGTCCTTATTAAGGCCCCAAAATGCAATTTTTACACGGCCTGTATCATCTGAAATGTACAAATCCTGAACTTCAGAGGTTCTATCATTAAATGAGACTTCCCTTGACGGTGAAATTGTAAGTATATTTCCAGAAACATTTACAAATTCACCTTTAAAGTCAGTAAGTTCTGAAATCTTTAAATTTTCACTTAAAGATTCTTCTAACTGTCCTTCTCTTATAATGGTGATATTGTCGGCAGATAATTCAAGTCCCGAATAACCCTGTTTTGCATACCCCTTTACTTCCACGTAATCGCCTTTTTTAACTTCAAAATCTGCTAATTCATTCCAGAGTGTAACGCGAATACTTCCAGTACTGTCCTTTAAAGTTAAAGATTTTAACTGCCCTGTTGTACCGTCTTTTTTGCTGAATTCCTTTTTAGGGTATGCCAAGATTACTTCCGCATTAATTTTTGCCAAAAGATTTGGTAAAAGTTCAGAAATACTGTAATTTTCTTTCAAAATTGGATACCTTGATTCATCGTATTTTTTTAATTTTTCAATTGATAATTCAGAACCGCTATTTAATTCAACTTTATCATTCCATTTTCTACTAAATGCATTTTCAATTTTTATAACGTCCCCTTTTTTTAAACCTTCAATAAGCTCAGTCTTATCATTCCATAAGGTAAGTCGAGTAGTTCCAGTATTGTCTCCAATTGTTATCGATGCAAGTTTTCCAGTACTTCCATCTTTTTTGCTGAATTCTTTTGTATTGGAAACTTCAATTATTTTTCCAGATACTTCAACATTTTTTTGGCCGTCTTGAATGTCTTTTATTGAAAAATCATATTCTTCGTCGTCATCGTAAGTAATTTCAATACCAAATTCCTGTGCAACAAGCATTACTGCACTTTCTTCACCAAGCAAGCCTGAATTTTCTTCAATTTTTTCGTTTACTCTTTTTTCAAGTTCTTTTTTGGATAATTTCGTTAATATCTTTTGTTTTAGCTTTTCGATATTCATAAATTTACACCGGTGAATGTTTAACTAATTTTGATTAATATTTTGCTAATTCTTAATATCATTTTTCAATTGATTCAAAGGTTAGTGTAATGAATTTTACTAATGATATTTATATTGTTAAATATCCATTTTTATATTTGTTTGCATATAGTAATGACAATAAAATAATAAATAAATATTTACTTAAACTTGACTTATAATATTTACTTTAAATTAAACCATTTAATTAAATCCACTTTTTTTTGGGAAAACCATGAACATTAAGCGAATTGTATCGGAAATTAAAAAGGAAAGTTGGTATGCAAAGTTAGATGCTGTAAACCGACTTGGAAATATTACTTACGAGGAGCTAGACGATGCAGAATACGTACTTAGAAACCTACTTATAGAATTAGAATTTCCAAAAACCATAATGCAGGTTAGGATTTTATGGGCAGTCAATAATATTATAACACAATATCCAGAAATATCGTATAAAGTGATTCCCCACCTTTTAAGGATTTCTAATTCAGAAAATAAAGCAGTTAGTGAAATAGTAACTGAGTTATTGAATAGACCAGTTATGAAGTATGCAATTAAAAGATATGGGATATTGCTTTCAAAAGACTTACATTCAAAAAATTCCTTTTTAAAATTAGAAGCAATGATGAATGTGTGGAAAATGGCTCCCGTAACTCCCGAATTAATCGATTCCATACTTCCTGAAATAATTGAATCAACTTTAGAGAAAAATAACTTAAAAATAGGTATTTATTCGTGGCTAATTTTAGAATCTGAAGATAATAAAACAATTGATGAAATAGCAGACTTGGTAAATCAGGTGTATTTACATCTTGACTTAAGTGCATCTTATTCCCCATCCCACATTAAAAAACTTATATCAAGCCCAGACCTTATTTCTAAGTTTTCAGGATTAGTACTCCTTGAAAAAAACCCGGAAATAGTGAATAATGAAATTATTGAAGATATTTTAAAGATATTTACCGCTAAAAATATAAGCCGATATTTAAAAGTGAGGTTATTTTTAACATTAGGGGTTCTTTCAAAAGATAAGCCATATTTAAAAAATATTATCATTAATGAAGCAAATAATATACTACAATATGAAAAAGACTGGCTTATCATATTCGGTGCACTTGTCGGGTACTATATAATCGGAGAAAAAGTAACAAATAATGAACTTTTAACACATGATGTCTCATTAATAAGAGCAATATCCGTACAGTTGATGGATTCTAAAAATATTGAAAAAGCGCTTAACATGTTAAGTGATTCACATATTATATCCTATGTTTCAACAATAGACAGATTTACAAAGCCAGACATTAATGAAGATTTAAAATTAAAATTTTTAAATGAACTTTCAAATCCGTGGAACTACCCATATATCAACAAAAACGTCGATGATGAAGCGTTATTACGTATTAAAGAAGGTGTTTCAAGTATCGCAAACTCATGGAGTAATGAACACTGGGTTTCTAAAATAAATTTAATGAATGATATTGCTCAAATTGCAGTAAATAATCCTGAATATATAGAACAGTCATTAGAATTAATAATAAAATCTATTGAAGACAAATTTGGACTTGTAAGGGCTCAAGGGCTATGGATTGTCAGGGCAATTCTTAGTACTGAGTCTTATGACCGTTTTAAAATTTTAGAAAAACTGGATAGCTATCTTGACCCTAAATTAAAAATTAACGATCCAAATGTATTTGTAAGGCTAAATTACGTTCTCCTCCTTAGAAGTTTTTCAAACGTGTTAAAAGATATTGAAGGAAGTAATGAAAGAATTTCTGAAATTATTGGACATTTGGTACATGTTTCATTAAATGATGAAATAAAAATCGTTTCAGAGGTATCGAATCTTATATTAAAATATGACTTTAATTTCGAAATAGATAAGTCATACATTACTATTGAACATATGGATGAAATTTTAAAAGCTTATCCTTATGCTTCAACAGGAATTTTTAAGTATCTTGTAAAAAAATACCAAAATGATAGCGTTGCACTAAAACGGATATTAAAAAGTTCTGAAAAGTATTTAGAATATGGTTGTGACTTTTTATGCATTGTTAATGGAATGAATTTTGAAAATAATGAGATTTTTGAAATTACAAAAAATATTTTACAGGAAACTTCTCCAGAATGTACGGAATCAGTTAAATCGATTATAAATACGTATCTTGAAGAGAATAACTGGAAAACTAGATTAAACGGGCTTTATGCAATAAAAAATATTTCAAAAATGGATATTAAAATAATAGAAATATTCATTTTAAAAATAACAGAAATTGCATTATTTGATAGGATTTTTGAACTAAGAAATGAAGCTGGAAACCTACTTAAAAAATTACAGTACGAATACCCCGAAATCAGTAGGAAAACTTCCGTAAAATGTGTATTTAAACCTGAACCAGAATTATTAAAAATTATTAAAGAAAATGGATTTGGTGTTGATGAAGCACTTTGTGCACTGAACTTTAGAAAAGATGAAGTTTCAGATATTGAATCCCTTATAATGGTTATTTCAAAAGTTAGAAATAGTGAAAAGTGGTTTAGAAGAGTTTACGCATATAAACTCCTTGAAAACGTACTTAAACTTGAACAGATTGAAAATTACCATTATGAAATAATAAACTGGTGCCTTGAAGGTCAGATGGAGCAAAACCCTCTTATTTCAAAAATTTCAAAATCAATTCTTGAAAAACTTGGACGTACAACTGAAACGATATCATCCAAAAAAACCGTTTCAGATAGAATAAGAAAAATTGGAAGTCTTCTTGAAAGTGGTGACTGGTCAGTTAAGGTGGAGGCATTACAATCTTTACAAGACTTTATCAATGAAGGACATTATGGGTATTTAGACCTTGTAATGGATAAATTAGATGACCCTCACTGGAAAGTTAAAAATACGGCACTCGGAATACTTGCAGATATTGACCCGGATCTTATAAAACCTGCAATTCCAAAAGTAATAAGTCTTTTAAAAGACGGAGATGAATCTGTAATTTTAAAAACATTACTTACAATTAAAAAATTCGGGCAAAGAGACTCCAAAATTATCGAAAAAGTAATGCCTATGCTTGATGAACTTGAAAATTATGGGACATGGAGCATTAAAGAAGAAATAATGAGACTAAAATTAGCTCACTACCATAAAGCAAGGCAGAAACATTAAT
It encodes:
- a CDS encoding HEAT repeat domain-containing protein encodes the protein MNIKRIVSEIKKESWYAKLDAVNRLGNITYEELDDAEYVLRNLLIELEFPKTIMQVRILWAVNNIITQYPEISYKVIPHLLRISNSENKAVSEIVTELLNRPVMKYAIKRYGILLSKDLHSKNSFLKLEAMMNVWKMAPVTPELIDSILPEIIESTLEKNNLKIGIYSWLILESEDNKTIDEIADLVNQVYLHLDLSASYSPSHIKKLISSPDLISKFSGLVLLEKNPEIVNNEIIEDILKIFTAKNISRYLKVRLFLTLGVLSKDKPYLKNIIINEANNILQYEKDWLIIFGALVGYYIIGEKVTNNELLTHDVSLIRAISVQLMDSKNIEKALNMLSDSHIISYVSTIDRFTKPDINEDLKLKFLNELSNPWNYPYINKNVDDEALLRIKEGVSSIANSWSNEHWVSKINLMNDIAQIAVNNPEYIEQSLELIIKSIEDKFGLVRAQGLWIVRAILSTESYDRFKILEKLDSYLDPKLKINDPNVFVRLNYVLLLRSFSNVLKDIEGSNERISEIIGHLVHVSLNDEIKIVSEVSNLILKYDFNFEIDKSYITIEHMDEILKAYPYASTGIFKYLVKKYQNDSVALKRILKSSEKYLEYGCDFLCIVNGMNFENNEIFEITKNILQETSPECTESVKSIINTYLEENNWKTRLNGLYAIKNISKMDIKIIEIFILKITEIALFDRIFELRNEAGNLLKKLQYEYPEISRKTSVKCVFKPEPELLKIIKENGFGVDEALCALNFRKDEVSDIESLIMVISKVRNSEKWFRRVYAYKLLENVLKLEQIENYHYEIINWCLEGQMEQNPLISKISKSILEKLGRTTETISSKKTVSDRIRKIGSLLESGDWSVKVEALQSLQDFINEGHYGYLDLVMDKLDDPHWKVKNTALGILADIDPDLIKPAIPKVISLLKDGDESVILKTLLTIKKFGQRDSKIIEKVMPMLDELENYGTWSIKEEIMRLKLAHYHKARQKH
- a CDS encoding OB-fold nucleic acid binding domain-containing protein; amino-acid sequence: MNIEKLKQKILTKLSKKELEKRVNEKIEENSGLLGEESAVMLVAQEFGIEITYDDDEEYDFSIKDIQDGQKNVEVSGKIIEVSNTKEFSKKDGSTGKLASITIGDNTGTTRLTLWNDKTELIEGLKKGDVIKIENAFSRKWNDKVELNSGSELSIEKLKKYDESRYPILKENYSISELLPNLLAKINAEVILAYPKKEFSKKDGTTGQLKSLTLKDSTGSIRVTLWNELADFEVKKGDYVEVKGYAKQGYSGLELSADNITIIREGQLEESLSENLKISELTDFKGEFVNVSGNILTISPSREVSFNDRTSEVQDLYISDDTGRVKIAFWGLNKDVLKELNNGDYVKISNCKLRNYNDNSGEKRADLTYSYLSELKKDKKLSKEIEEIVTPISEILSGKANKNDVTVVGMVVSAYPINEFKRSNGSTGKVKNITIDDNSGSIRMSLWDNYAEMAILEGDILKIVHGYVKESGEYMDLSVGRFGQILVNPKGISVKSNRSFIVDIEEGKSTEIRGTVVDFRKQDLILNLCPNCRKKLNASGKEYVCETCGTVTPNELLVSTVAIDDGTSVINCRIYGQNVEKITGMSKNELKSSNLDALSKILGRDFIFYGSPNIRNDELEFSVKSVSNIDINREIDALEQI